One region of Mycolicibacterium rhodesiae NBB3 genomic DNA includes:
- a CDS encoding inositol monophosphatase family protein — translation MAHDTADLDGLVAVAARILDDAAKPFIEGHRADSAVQKKGNDFATEVDLAIERQVVEALTRETGIEVHGEEFGGADVESPLVWVLDPIDGTFNYAAGSPMAAILLGLVRNGEPVAGLTWVPFTGERFTAVVGKPLRSNGIEQPALESVQLADSVVGVSTFNIDSRGKVPGRYRLAVIENLSRKCSRMRMHGATGIDFAYTASGILGGTISFGAHVWDHAAGVALIRSAGGIVTNLDGSDWTTDSRSALAAAPGVHAELLELLQSVGAPEDF, via the coding sequence ATGGCCCACGATACGGCGGACCTCGATGGGTTGGTCGCCGTGGCCGCGAGGATCCTCGACGACGCTGCCAAACCCTTCATCGAAGGTCACCGGGCCGATTCGGCAGTGCAGAAGAAGGGCAACGACTTCGCCACCGAGGTCGACCTGGCGATCGAACGCCAGGTGGTCGAGGCGTTGACACGTGAGACCGGCATCGAGGTGCACGGTGAGGAGTTCGGTGGTGCCGACGTCGAATCGCCGCTCGTGTGGGTGCTCGATCCGATCGACGGGACGTTCAACTACGCGGCTGGGTCGCCGATGGCGGCCATCCTGCTGGGCCTGGTGCGCAACGGTGAGCCGGTAGCCGGTCTGACCTGGGTTCCGTTCACCGGCGAAAGGTTCACCGCCGTCGTCGGTAAACCTCTGCGCAGCAACGGCATCGAGCAGCCGGCGCTGGAGTCCGTGCAACTGGCCGACTCCGTCGTAGGGGTCAGCACGTTCAACATCGATTCACGCGGCAAGGTGCCCGGGCGGTACCGGCTCGCGGTGATCGAGAACCTCAGCCGCAAGTGCTCCCGGATGCGCATGCACGGTGCCACCGGGATCGACTTCGCCTACACCGCATCCGGGATCCTCGGCGGGACCATCAGTTTCGGGGCACATGTATGGGACCACGCCGCGGGGGTCGCGCTGATCCGGTCGGCGGGAGGGATCGTCACCAATCTGGACGGCAGCGACTGGACCACGGATTCGCGTTCGGCGCTGGCGGCAGCGCCTGGCGTGCATGCCGAGTTGCTCGAACTCCTGCAATCCGTCGGCGCACCGGAGGACTTCTAG
- the priA gene encoding bifunctional 1-(5-phosphoribosyl)-5-((5-phosphoribosylamino)methylideneamino)imidazole-4-carboxamide isomerase/phosphoribosylanthranilate isomerase PriA, whose translation MTRVRLILLPAVDVVEGRAVRLMQGKAGSETEYGSALDAAMTWQRDGAEWIHLVDLDAAFGRGNNRELLAEVVGRLDVAVELSGGIRDDDSLHAALATGCARVNLGTAALENPQWCAKVVAEHGEKVAVGLDVKISGDDHRLRGRGWETDGGDLWEVLERLDREGCSRFVVTDVTKDGTLNGPNLDLLGKVTDRTNAPVIASGGVSSLDDLRAIATLTDRGVEGAIVGKALYAGRFTLPEALTAVAQ comes from the coding sequence TTGACGCGCGTGAGATTGATACTCCTTCCCGCCGTCGACGTGGTCGAGGGTCGTGCCGTCCGGCTCATGCAGGGCAAGGCAGGCAGCGAGACCGAGTACGGTTCGGCGCTCGACGCCGCGATGACCTGGCAGCGCGACGGCGCGGAGTGGATCCACCTGGTGGACCTCGACGCCGCGTTCGGCCGGGGCAACAATCGTGAACTGCTCGCCGAGGTGGTCGGCAGGCTCGACGTCGCGGTCGAACTCTCGGGCGGAATCCGTGACGACGACTCGCTGCACGCCGCACTGGCCACCGGTTGTGCCAGGGTCAACCTCGGCACGGCGGCACTGGAGAATCCGCAGTGGTGCGCAAAGGTCGTCGCCGAGCACGGCGAGAAGGTGGCCGTGGGTCTGGACGTGAAGATCTCCGGTGACGACCACCGGTTGCGCGGCCGCGGGTGGGAAACCGACGGTGGGGACCTCTGGGAGGTTCTGGAACGCCTTGACCGCGAGGGATGCTCGCGGTTCGTCGTCACCGATGTGACCAAGGACGGCACTCTGAACGGTCCGAACCTCGACCTGCTGGGCAAGGTCACCGACCGCACCAACGCACCGGTGATTGCATCGGGAGGCGTGTCGAGCCTCGATGATCTGCGGGCGATCGCGACGCTGACCGACCGCGGTGTGGAAGGGGCGATCGTCGGAAAGGCGCTGTACGCGGGGCGATTCACGCTTCCCGAGGCGCTGACGGCGGTGGCGCAGTAG
- the hisH gene encoding imidazole glycerol phosphate synthase subunit HisH translates to MTARVVILDYGSGNLRSAQRALERTGADVDVTADVDAAMNADGLVVPGVGAFEACMTGLRQIGGEKIIAERVALGRPVLGVCVGMQILFARGVEFGVESAGCGQWPGSVIRLDAPVIPHMGWNVVDAAEGSRLFQGLEPDTRFYFVHSYAAQQWEGNPDAKLTWATHTVPFLAAVEDGPLAATQFHPEKSGDAGASLLGNWVEGL, encoded by the coding sequence GTGACGGCGAGAGTCGTGATACTCGACTACGGCTCGGGCAACCTTCGGTCAGCTCAGCGCGCGTTGGAGCGTACCGGCGCGGACGTCGACGTGACGGCCGATGTCGATGCCGCGATGAACGCCGACGGGCTTGTAGTTCCGGGTGTCGGCGCCTTCGAGGCGTGCATGACGGGCCTGCGCCAGATCGGTGGCGAGAAGATCATCGCCGAGCGGGTGGCGCTGGGCCGGCCGGTGCTCGGGGTGTGCGTCGGTATGCAGATCCTGTTCGCACGCGGGGTCGAGTTCGGGGTCGAGAGTGCCGGCTGTGGTCAATGGCCCGGCTCAGTGATCCGACTGGACGCCCCGGTGATCCCGCACATGGGATGGAACGTGGTGGACGCAGCAGAAGGCAGTCGCCTGTTCCAAGGGCTTGAGCCCGATACCCGCTTCTACTTCGTGCACTCATATGCCGCCCAGCAGTGGGAAGGCAATCCCGACGCGAAGCTGACGTGGGCGACTCACACCGTGCCGTTCCTGGCCGCGGTCGAGGACGGTCCGCTGGCAGCCACCCAGTTCCACCCCGAGAAGAGCGGCGACGCAGGCGCATCGCTTTTGGGCAATTGGGTGGAGGGGCTCTAG
- the hisB gene encoding imidazoleglycerol-phosphate dehydratase HisB has protein sequence MTTSRIAKIERRTKESDIVVELDLDGTGNVSVETGMAFFDHMLTALGSHASFDLTVRAKGDVEIEGHHTIEDTAIVLGQALGQALGDKKGIRRFGDAWIPMDESLAHAAVDVSGRPYCVHTGEPDHMLHFTIAGSEAPYHTVVNRHVFETIAMNARIALHVRVLYGRDPHHITEAEYKAVARALRQAVELDPRVTGVPSTKGAL, from the coding sequence GTGACCACATCTCGTATCGCGAAGATCGAACGCAGGACCAAGGAATCGGACATCGTGGTCGAGCTCGACCTCGACGGCACCGGCAACGTCAGCGTCGAGACCGGTATGGCGTTCTTCGACCACATGCTCACCGCCCTTGGCAGCCACGCGAGCTTCGATCTGACCGTGCGCGCCAAAGGCGATGTGGAGATCGAGGGCCACCACACCATCGAGGACACCGCGATCGTCCTTGGCCAGGCACTGGGCCAGGCGCTCGGCGACAAGAAGGGCATCCGCCGGTTCGGCGATGCCTGGATCCCGATGGACGAATCGCTAGCGCACGCCGCGGTCGACGTGTCCGGCAGGCCGTACTGCGTACACACCGGCGAACCGGATCACATGCTGCACTTCACCATTGCGGGTTCGGAGGCGCCATACCACACCGTCGTCAATCGGCACGTCTTCGAGACGATCGCGATGAACGCACGCATCGCCTTGCACGTGCGGGTGCTCTACGGCCGCGACCCGCACCACATCACCGAGGCGGAGTACAAGGCCGTCGCGCGGGCACTGCGTCAGGCCGTCGAGCTCGATCCACGCGTCACGGGCGTGCCGTCGACGAAAGGCGCACTGTGA
- a CDS encoding histidinol-phosphate transaminase, with amino-acid sequence MTPGRKVTLADLPLRADLRGKSPYGAPQLEVPVRLNTNENPHPPTKALIDDVTSSVQAVAGELHRYPDRDAVALRTDLAAYLSAQTGVALDVENLWAANGSNEILQQLLQAFGGPGRSAIGFVPSYSMHPIISDGTQTKWLVANRADDFSLDADVAVQAIKEHNPDIVFVASPNNPSGQSISVDDLRRLLEAMTTGLLIVDEAYGEFSSERSAVSLIDEYPAKLVVTRTMSKAFAFAGGRLGYLIAAPAVIDAMLLVRLPYHLSSITQAAARAALRHADDTLASVAKLISERKRVTEALTGMGFRVIDSDANFVLFGEFADAPATWQHYLDAGVLIRDVGIPGYLRATTGLAEENDALLDASARIAATELVSIGAQ; translated from the coding sequence GTGACCCCCGGCAGGAAAGTGACGCTGGCCGACCTTCCGCTGCGCGCGGACCTGCGCGGCAAGTCGCCCTACGGTGCACCGCAGCTGGAGGTGCCGGTACGGCTGAACACCAACGAGAACCCGCACCCCCCGACAAAGGCACTCATCGACGATGTCACGTCGTCGGTTCAGGCGGTCGCGGGGGAGCTGCACCGCTACCCCGATCGCGATGCGGTGGCGTTGCGTACCGACCTCGCTGCCTATCTCAGCGCGCAGACCGGCGTCGCGCTCGATGTCGAGAACCTCTGGGCGGCAAACGGTTCGAATGAAATCCTGCAGCAGCTCCTGCAGGCATTCGGCGGGCCGGGACGCAGTGCCATCGGTTTCGTCCCGTCGTATTCGATGCACCCGATCATCTCCGACGGGACGCAGACGAAGTGGCTGGTGGCCAATCGTGCCGACGACTTCAGCCTCGACGCCGATGTCGCGGTGCAGGCGATCAAGGAACACAACCCGGACATCGTGTTCGTCGCAAGCCCGAACAATCCATCGGGACAGAGCATCTCGGTCGACGACCTGCGGCGGCTGCTGGAAGCGATGACGACCGGCCTGCTGATCGTCGACGAGGCCTACGGGGAGTTTTCGAGCGAGCGCAGCGCGGTCAGTCTCATCGACGAGTATCCGGCCAAGCTCGTCGTCACCCGCACCATGAGCAAGGCGTTCGCATTCGCCGGTGGCCGGCTGGGTTATCTCATCGCCGCACCTGCGGTGATCGACGCGATGCTGCTCGTCCGGCTGCCGTACCACCTGTCTTCGATCACTCAGGCGGCCGCCAGAGCCGCCCTTCGCCATGCCGACGACACCCTGGCCAGCGTCGCCAAACTCATCTCCGAACGGAAACGAGTCACGGAAGCCCTGACCGGCATGGGCTTTCGCGTCATCGACAGCGACGCCAACTTTGTGTTGTTCGGGGAGTTCGCCGACGCACCCGCCACCTGGCAGCACTATCTGGACGCCGGCGTCCTCATCCGCGATGTCGGCATCCCCGGGTACCTGCGCGCCACCACTGGACTTGCAGAAGAGAATGATGCGCTGCTCGACGCAAGCGCTCGAATCGCGGCGACCGAACTCGTATCCATAGGAGCACAGTGA
- the hisD gene encoding histidinol dehydrogenase, with protein MARIDLRGTELSAARLRSALPRGGVDVDTVVPKVRPIVDAVAERGAEAALEFGESFDGVRPAQVRVPTAQLDSALEELPSDIRTALEVAIDRARAVHADQCRTDSTTTLAPGATVTERWVPVERVGLYVPGGNAVYPSSVVMNVVPAQTAGVESLVIASPPQAQSGPYQGLPHPTILAAARLLGVDEVWAVGGAQAVALLAYGGVDTDGGELAPVDMITGPGNIYVTAAKRICRSQVGIDAEAGPTEIAILADHTADPVHVAADLISQAEHDEMAASVLVTTSPELADATDSELAKQLETTVHRERVTAALSGKQSATVLVDDLDAGIRTVNAYAAEHLEIQTVDARDVARRIRSAGAIFVGAYSPVSLGDYCAGSNHVLPTAGCARHSSGLSVQTFLRGVHVVDYDEAALKDVSGYVITLANAENLPSHGEAVRRRFET; from the coding sequence ATGGCCCGCATCGATCTGCGCGGCACCGAGCTGTCGGCCGCTCGTCTGCGGTCGGCGCTGCCACGCGGCGGCGTCGACGTCGACACGGTGGTGCCGAAGGTCCGCCCGATCGTCGATGCAGTGGCCGAGCGTGGTGCCGAAGCCGCTCTCGAGTTCGGCGAATCGTTCGACGGCGTGCGACCCGCACAGGTCCGGGTGCCTACTGCCCAACTGGACAGCGCGCTCGAAGAGCTGCCCTCTGACATCCGCACAGCGCTCGAGGTCGCCATCGACCGCGCCCGCGCCGTGCACGCGGACCAGTGCCGTACCGATTCCACGACGACCCTGGCTCCCGGCGCGACGGTGACCGAGCGCTGGGTGCCGGTCGAACGTGTCGGCCTCTATGTGCCGGGCGGCAACGCGGTCTATCCGTCCAGCGTGGTGATGAATGTGGTGCCCGCGCAGACCGCAGGCGTCGAGTCGCTGGTGATCGCCAGCCCACCGCAGGCGCAGTCGGGTCCCTACCAAGGCCTTCCGCACCCCACGATCCTGGCCGCGGCGCGGCTGTTGGGAGTCGACGAGGTATGGGCGGTCGGAGGGGCGCAGGCCGTCGCGCTGCTGGCGTACGGAGGCGTCGACACCGACGGGGGCGAGCTGGCTCCCGTCGACATGATCACCGGGCCGGGAAACATCTACGTCACCGCGGCCAAGCGGATCTGCCGTTCACAGGTCGGCATCGATGCGGAGGCCGGACCTACCGAGATAGCGATCCTCGCCGATCACACCGCGGATCCGGTGCATGTCGCCGCTGACCTGATCAGCCAGGCCGAACACGACGAGATGGCCGCCAGCGTGCTCGTGACAACCAGCCCAGAGCTGGCCGACGCAACCGACAGCGAGCTGGCAAAACAGCTGGAGACCACCGTGCACCGTGAACGGGTGACGGCGGCGCTGAGCGGGAAGCAGTCGGCCACCGTGTTGGTCGACGACCTCGACGCCGGCATTCGCACCGTCAACGCCTATGCGGCCGAACATCTGGAGATCCAGACCGTCGACGCCCGCGATGTGGCACGCCGGATCCGTTCGGCCGGCGCGATATTCGTCGGCGCATACTCGCCGGTGAGTCTCGGCGACTACTGCGCGGGATCGAATCACGTGCTGCCCACCGCCGGCTGCGCCCGGCACTCCAGTGGGCTTTCGGTACAGACGTTCCTGCGCGGCGTCCACGTCGTGGACTACGACGAGGCTGCGCTCAAGGACGTATCCGGTTACGTGATCACGCTCGCCAACGCAGAGAACTTGCCGTCGCACGGCGAGGCGGTGCGGCGGAGGTTCGAAACGTGA
- a CDS encoding PGRS repeat-containing protein produces MSRKSAAGKHRADSSRGTVARRAVGGAMLGGAMTATFVGFGSIGTAEAAPCTALDCLIPTNLVGGLFGNGADTSSSSSASRLYDPSGFINAFDPILDNPLTMLFTFGAIGNGADGNAVHPDGFNGGWLFGSGGDGYSPTGQELIPTRPGNGGNAGFFGGNGGRGGNGRDAAYVTDPITGTSVQVQAAEDGGNGGSAGAVGSGGAGGAGGNDKNPGGVILGGDNNAEAGQGGAGGSGGYYGVGGDGGAGGNASATGNNDATAGNGGAGAGGGTGGGDGGNGGTAKTPNGTATSGTGGDAGDADFVGNGGKGGNAGNSETKNGTAIGGNGGQAGNGGVVFGDGRNGGTGGNATATGPNGTTSAGNGGNGGNGGIVASDGGNGGNGGNAVGGKPDTDNGGSGGSGGSGGFGGNDGNDGKDGSNSP; encoded by the coding sequence ATGTCCAGGAAATCAGCCGCGGGCAAGCACCGCGCAGACTCATCACGAGGTACCGTCGCGCGGCGCGCCGTCGGCGGCGCAATGCTCGGCGGCGCCATGACGGCGACGTTCGTCGGCTTCGGCTCGATCGGAACGGCAGAAGCAGCGCCCTGCACTGCACTCGACTGCCTTATACCCACGAACTTGGTGGGTGGCCTCTTCGGTAATGGCGCTGACACCAGTTCCAGCAGCAGCGCCAGCAGACTCTACGACCCCAGCGGTTTCATCAACGCGTTCGATCCAATTCTCGATAACCCGCTGACCATGCTGTTCACGTTCGGGGCGATCGGCAATGGCGCCGACGGCAACGCGGTACACCCCGACGGATTCAACGGTGGGTGGCTGTTCGGTAGCGGCGGCGACGGCTACAGCCCTACCGGCCAAGAGCTCATACCCACCAGGCCCGGCAACGGCGGTAACGCCGGCTTCTTCGGCGGCAATGGTGGCCGGGGAGGCAACGGACGCGACGCGGCTTACGTGACGGATCCGATCACGGGGACATCGGTCCAGGTTCAGGCCGCGGAGGACGGCGGCAACGGCGGCAGTGCCGGCGCGGTCGGCAGTGGCGGTGCTGGTGGCGCCGGCGGCAACGATAAGAATCCTGGCGGAGTCATTTTGGGCGGCGATAACAATGCAGAGGCCGGCCAGGGCGGCGCGGGCGGCTCGGGTGGCTATTACGGAGTTGGCGGCGACGGTGGCGCCGGCGGTAACGCCTCGGCTACCGGAAACAACGACGCCACCGCGGGCAATGGCGGCGCTGGCGCCGGCGGCGGCACCGGCGGCGGCGACGGTGGCAACGGTGGCACTGCTAAGACACCGAACGGTACCGCCACCAGCGGCACCGGCGGAGATGCCGGAGACGCTGACTTTGTCGGTAACGGCGGCAAGGGCGGCAACGCCGGCAACTCGGAGACCAAAAACGGCACTGCTATTGGTGGCAACGGTGGCCAGGCCGGCAATGGCGGCGTCGTCTTCGGTGACGGCCGCAACGGTGGCACCGGCGGTAACGCCACAGCCACCGGCCCCAATGGCACCACCAGCGCGGGCAACGGCGGCAACGGCGGCAACGGCGGCATCGTCGCGTCCGACGGTGGCAACGGTGGCAACGGCGGTAATGCGGTCGGCGGCAAGCCGGATACCGACAACGGCGGAAGCGGCGGAAGCGGCGGAAGTGGCGGCTTCGGCGGCAACGACGGCAACGACGGCAAGGACGGCAGTAATAGTCCGTAG
- a CDS encoding nitroreductase family deazaflavin-dependent oxidoreductase, with amino-acid sequence MSAKDHPNNAPGVPMIYPPTFERLQIKYMNPLVKRITGILPGVAKIQHRGRKSGKTYETVVTPFRKGNTLAIALGHGKTDWVKNVLAANEADVLYGKRTVHLVNPRILPAGSGGADDLPFMARTQAKKMAIFVANIT; translated from the coding sequence ATGTCCGCCAAAGATCACCCCAACAACGCGCCGGGCGTCCCGATGATCTATCCGCCAACGTTCGAGCGCCTGCAGATCAAGTACATGAATCCTCTGGTCAAGCGCATCACCGGAATCCTGCCCGGCGTCGCCAAGATCCAGCACCGCGGCCGCAAGTCCGGCAAGACCTACGAAACCGTGGTCACTCCCTTCCGCAAGGGCAACACCCTCGCGATCGCACTGGGCCACGGCAAGACCGACTGGGTGAAAAACGTGCTCGCCGCCAACGAGGCCGACGTGCTCTACGGGAAGCGCACAGTCCACCTCGTCAATCCGCGGATCCTGCCCGCGGGCAGCGGCGGCGCCGACGACCTACCCTTCATGGCCCGCACCCAGGCCAAGAAGATGGCGATCTTCGTCGCCAACATCACCTGA
- a CDS encoding zinc-dependent alcohol dehydrogenase, translated as MRQLMFSDVGTYVWRETADPEITAPEQAIVRPLLVACCDLDVAVAEGRLPLPPGHAVGHEGIGEVVAVGDAVRGVVPGDRVVIPFQISCGQCRECRRGVTGSCAALPLMAMYGMAPLAGLDGGGFMADLVHVPYADAMLVPVPRGVDLVGVASLSDNIVDAWRAVGPYQSEIDALDEADRRVLVAGRQSIGLYAVGLAAALGYAVDYVDTDPQRMAAAEKLGATVHDTPKPDKALGPYPITVHTSADPAVLAATLRVTWPDGVCTDTGIYYQGTVEMPLLPMYTRGVRFVTGRVNARAVIPDVVELLEAGCDLAPAVDRVVPWDAAPDVWPAMTGKTVFTR; from the coding sequence ATGCGACAGCTGATGTTCTCCGACGTAGGCACCTACGTCTGGCGAGAGACCGCAGATCCCGAGATCACCGCACCGGAGCAGGCGATTGTGCGACCTCTGTTGGTAGCGTGCTGCGATCTCGACGTCGCCGTCGCCGAGGGCAGGCTGCCGCTGCCGCCCGGACACGCCGTCGGTCACGAGGGGATCGGTGAAGTGGTCGCCGTCGGCGACGCCGTCCGAGGTGTGGTGCCAGGTGATCGGGTCGTGATCCCGTTTCAGATCAGTTGCGGGCAATGTCGCGAATGCCGCCGTGGTGTCACGGGATCGTGTGCCGCACTGCCGCTGATGGCCATGTACGGCATGGCTCCGCTCGCCGGCTTGGACGGCGGGGGGTTCATGGCGGATCTCGTGCACGTGCCGTACGCCGACGCGATGCTGGTGCCAGTACCCCGTGGGGTCGATCTCGTCGGCGTCGCGTCTCTGTCGGACAACATTGTCGACGCGTGGCGTGCGGTGGGGCCGTACCAAAGCGAAATCGACGCGCTCGACGAGGCAGACCGACGCGTCCTCGTCGCCGGACGGCAGTCGATCGGCCTCTACGCGGTGGGACTGGCTGCTGCGCTCGGTTACGCCGTCGACTATGTGGACACCGATCCCCAGCGGATGGCCGCAGCCGAAAAGCTCGGTGCCACAGTGCATGACACGCCCAAGCCGGACAAAGCGCTGGGGCCCTACCCTATCACCGTCCACACATCTGCTGATCCGGCGGTGCTCGCGGCGACCCTACGGGTGACGTGGCCGGACGGCGTGTGCACCGATACGGGCATCTACTACCAGGGCACGGTGGAGATGCCGCTGCTGCCGATGTACACCCGCGGGGTGCGGTTCGTGACCGGACGGGTCAATGCCCGCGCGGTCATCCCCGACGTGGTCGAACTTCTCGAGGCGGGTTGCGATCTCGCACCTGCTGTCGACCGCGTAGTGCCGTGGGACGCCGCCCCGGACGTCTGGCCCGCCATGACGGGCAAGACGGTCTTCACGCGTTAG
- a CDS encoding TetR/AcrR family transcriptional regulator, with amino-acid sequence MPRPDRSRAALVDAAALLFRRQGYAATGVNQILERADVKAGSLYHHFPEGKQQLAAAVVDSAGSDIEARLRQFLDSDMPVTDIVDGWIDLMSAGLASDRRDGCPIEPIATESVNASPLVREASARAFRGWHTAIADRLRKDGWADANSEQTALAVLALLEGALILSRIAADSAALVAAKAAARTLLNA; translated from the coding sequence ATGCCCCGTCCCGACCGCAGTCGCGCCGCACTCGTCGACGCCGCCGCCCTGCTTTTTCGCAGGCAGGGCTATGCGGCCACCGGCGTCAATCAGATATTGGAACGCGCCGACGTCAAGGCTGGCTCGCTGTACCACCACTTCCCCGAGGGCAAGCAGCAGTTGGCGGCGGCCGTTGTGGACAGCGCGGGAAGCGACATCGAAGCGCGGCTACGGCAGTTCTTGGACAGCGACATGCCGGTGACCGACATCGTCGACGGCTGGATCGATCTGATGTCGGCGGGGTTGGCATCGGACCGACGCGACGGCTGCCCCATCGAACCGATCGCCACCGAATCCGTAAACGCGAGCCCCCTCGTGCGAGAAGCGTCCGCGAGAGCGTTTCGCGGGTGGCACACGGCCATTGCCGATCGGCTACGCAAAGACGGCTGGGCCGACGCGAACTCCGAGCAGACGGCGCTCGCCGTCCTCGCGCTACTCGAGGGGGCACTGATCCTCTCCCGCATCGCGGCTGACAGTGCCGCGCTCGTCGCCGCGAAAGCGGCCGCGCGCACGCTGCTCAACGCGTAG
- the nadC gene encoding carboxylating nicotinate-nucleotide diphosphorylase, translating to MELNADELTEARRVIARGLEEDLRYGPDVTTLATVGADATTTASMVVRQPGVIAGVDIALLVLDEVLGVGNYVVKHRVDDGERLDAGGVVLAVEAPTQGLLTAERTMLNLVCHLSGIATVTAEWVAAVEGTNAKIRDTRKTLPGLRALQKYAVRVGGGVNHRMGLGDATLIKDNHVAAAGSVVAALQAVQAAAPDLPCEVEVDSLEQLDEVLAQNLGAQALVLLDNFPVWQTQIAVQRRDSRSPATKLESSGGLSLDTAAEYAGTGVDYLAVGALTHSVTVLDIGLDL from the coding sequence ATGGAGCTGAACGCTGATGAGCTGACCGAGGCGCGCCGGGTGATCGCCCGCGGTCTCGAGGAGGATTTGCGGTACGGACCCGATGTCACCACTTTGGCGACCGTGGGCGCAGATGCGACCACGACGGCCTCGATGGTCGTTCGGCAGCCGGGGGTCATCGCCGGGGTGGACATCGCCTTGCTCGTGCTCGACGAAGTCCTAGGGGTGGGCAATTATGTGGTCAAGCATCGCGTCGACGACGGCGAACGACTGGACGCCGGTGGTGTGGTGCTGGCGGTCGAGGCGCCCACTCAAGGGCTGCTGACGGCAGAACGAACCATGCTGAATCTGGTGTGCCACCTGTCGGGTATCGCGACGGTGACAGCGGAGTGGGTGGCCGCGGTGGAGGGCACCAATGCCAAGATTCGCGATACCCGCAAGACCCTTCCCGGCTTGCGGGCGCTGCAGAAATACGCGGTGCGCGTAGGTGGCGGGGTGAACCATCGGATGGGATTGGGTGACGCCACGCTGATCAAGGACAACCACGTCGCGGCGGCGGGCTCGGTGGTAGCGGCACTACAGGCGGTGCAGGCCGCCGCGCCGGACCTGCCGTGCGAAGTCGAGGTGGATTCCCTCGAGCAGCTAGACGAGGTGCTCGCCCAGAATCTTGGGGCGCAGGCGCTGGTGTTGCTCGACAACTTCCCGGTGTGGCAGACCCAGATCGCGGTGCAGCGCCGGGATTCCCGTTCTCCTGCAACCAAACTGGAGTCCTCGGGCGGCCTATCCCTCGACACTGCCGCCGAGTACGCCGGAACGGGCGTGGACTACCTGGCAGTCGGAGCTCTCACCCACTCGGTGACTGTGCTGGACATCGGGCTGGATCTCTGA